Proteins encoded within one genomic window of Anas platyrhynchos isolate ZD024472 breed Pekin duck chromosome 28, IASCAAS_PekinDuck_T2T, whole genome shotgun sequence:
- the LOC119714124 gene encoding von Willebrand factor A domain-containing protein 5A-like isoform X1 encodes MWRESFGLLEKSYVSGAPASFLLGKDLHIPLCPVPLCSAVVDVAIQDYVADVASELIYQNKSRTSSEVIFVFPLAPHMTIYSFQALNEDAKVQALLQDETQQLHKATKGQENWEYLQHQSEHSGEVFACFLGSLSPGKEMVVTLRYVQELPRKLGGAAQFLLPATLHPHWNYYTWNCHNNKPYYSLLLTASLQSPRGVVNAEANCALTPLIYTAQDHSAAQVSLAETPPRDDFELLVYYGDPTEVSAVVEKGDPGAPVGSLLGDPLVLVTLSPSIPDAMPGQCRSGEFIFLLDTTFLERAQESLLFLLKSLPLGCYFNIYCYGATSVGIYPQSVEYTQDNLTKAMQRIPSTSSCLGDADLLGTLRTIYNTPQPHGHARQLFIFMTGLPPDKEAIAAEVCHHRNSHRCFSFCFSEDSAALAMTLARETRGEATYVKSDKELAVVVLNCLKRALKPAAEGVSLSWTLPLGLEAEVLGGTPRSIFQGEHIHLYAKIRGEAQDMKVATGVLTLQFSLNGQNVAHTIPFPLCPQGDGRLAGHRLAARCLLGMLLADAVSGSGDEPRQRAVEISLTSGIICPFTSYVGVRTSQWVTWYQGPLALLPPHQSLVACQILQLRGSICSSSCFPKSIFIPPGWLTAVQESWFAIQRLTHDIAALAQNGAHSKAPKPPPPSIYSLESVDPNFVLSSQIFWPWVSKAIDECQELVALQNVDGSWTLSSSLASALQVDEAEIKGKMPGEVTEPSIWATVLAVTWLQKKNRYYQGLCELLEAKAVTWLCSRAASQLDKCLEAANTLLESSVELVAGKAAENLTDTSMVRSCSILLPE; translated from the exons ATGTGGCGTGAGAGCTTTGGACTTCTAGAAAAATCCTACGTCAGTGGCG CACCAGCATCCTTTTTGCTGGGGAAGGATCTCCATATACCCCTGTGCCCAGTACCCCTTTGTAGTGCAGTGGTGGATGTTGCCATCCAGGACTATGTGGCTGATGTGGCCTCTGAACTGATCTACCAGAACAAGAGTCGTACCTCCTCAGAAGTCATCTTTGTCTTCCCCCTCGCCCCCCACATGACCATCTACTCTTTCCAGGCCTTAAATGAGGATGCCAAGGTTCAGGCCTTGCTGCAGGATGAG ACCCAGCAGCTGCACAAGGCTACAAAGGGCCAGGAGAACTGGGAGTACCTTCAGCATCAGTCTGAGCATTCAGGCGAGGTGTTTGCCTGCTTCCTGGGTTCCTTGTCCCCTGGCAAGGAGATGGTCGTGACCTTACGCTATGTCCAAGAGCTGCCACGGAAGCTAGGTGGAGCAGCCCAGTTTTTGTTGCCAGCCACGCTGCATCCTCACTGGAACTACTACA cctggaaTTGTCACAATAACAAGCCTTACTACAGCCTGCTGCTCACCGCCAGCCTGCAGTCACCCCGTGGTGTGGTCAATGCCGAGGCCAACTGTGCTCTTACTCCTTTGATCTACACTGCCCAGGACCACAGCGCTGCACAG GTCTCACTGGCTGAGACCCCTCCAAGAGATGATTTTGAGCTGCTTGTGTATTATGGAGaccccactgaagtcagtgctgTGGTGGAGAAGGGAGACCCTGGGGCCCCCGTTG GCTCCCTGCTTGGTGACCCCCTCGTGTTGGTGACTCTGTCACCCAGCATCCCTGATGCAATGCCTGGGCAGTGCCGGTCTGGGGAGTTCATCTTCCTTCTGGACACCACTTTCCTTGAGCGTGCACAG GAATCCCTGCTCTTCCTTCTCAAAAGCCTTCCCCTGGGCTGCTACTTCAACATCTACTGCTATGGAGCAACATCTGTGGGCATCTATCC gcaaaGTGTTGAATATACCCAAGACAACCTGACCAAGGCAATGCAACGCATCCCGTCCACCAGCTCTTGTCTGGGTGATGCTGACCTGCTTGGAACTCTTCGCACAATCTACAATACGCCCCAGCCCCACGGACATGCACGACAG CTCTTCATCTTCATGACTGGGCTACCTCCTGACAAGGAAGCCATTGCTGCTGAGGTCTGCCATCATCGCAACAGCCACCG GTGTTtctccttctgcttctctgaGGACAGTGCTGCCCTGGCCATGACTCTGGCCAGGGAGACAAGGGGTGAAGCTACCTACGTTAAATCTGACAAAGAACTGGCAGTTGTG GTGCTGAACTGCTTGAAAAGAGCCCTTAAGCCAGCAGCTGAGGGAGTCTCTCTGAGCTGGACTCTGCCCCTTGGCCTGGAGGCTGAGGTGCTGGGAGGCACACCTCGGTCCATCTTTCAGGGTGAACACATCCATCTCTATGCAAAGATTCGTGGAGAAGCCCAG GATATGAAAGTGGCCACTGGTGTCTTGACTTTGCAGTTCAGCCTGAATGGCCAGAATGTCGCTCACACGATCCCGTTCCCACTATGCCCACAGGGAGATGGCCG gctggcAGGTCATCGTCTGGCTGCAAGGTGCTTGCTCGGGATGTTGTTGGCAGACGCTGTGAGTGGGTCAGGGGATGAACCAAGGCAACGTGCAGTCGAGATCAGCCTGACTTCAGGGATCATCTGCCCCTTCACCAGTTATGTGGGGGTTCGCACATCTCAGTGGGTTACCTGGTACCAAG GGCCCCTGGCACTGCTGCCACCCCACCAGTCACTGGTTGCCTGCCAGATCCTTCAACTACGTGGCTCCATTTGCAGCTCTTCTTGCTTTCCTAAGAGCATCTTCATCCCACCTGGCTGGCTGACTGCAGTACAGGAGTCATGGTTTGCCATCCAGCGTCTAACCCATGACATTGCTGCCTTGGCTCAGAATGGGGCTCACTCAAAAG CACCTAAACCACCGCCACCATCTATTTATTCTCTCGAGAGTGTGGATCCCAATTTTGTTTTGTCCTCTCAAATTTTTTGGCCATGGGTCAGCAAAGCCATTGATGAGTGTCAGGAGCTGGTTGCACTGCAGAATGTAGATGGCTCTTGGACCCTCAGCTCAAGCTTAGCTTCTGCACTGCAAGTCGATGAGGCTGAAATCAAGGGAAAGATGCCTGGTGAG GTCACAGAGCCAAGCATCTGGGCCACAGTACTGGCTGTGACCtggctgcagaagaaaaacaggtatTATCAAGGCCTATGTGAGTTGCTGGAGGCCAAGGCTGTGACCTGGCTGTGCAGCCGAGCTG CGTCCCAGCTGGACAAATGCCTGGAGGCAGCCAACACCCTCCTCGAGAGCAGCGTGGAGCTTGTTGCAGGAAAAGCGGCCGAAAACTTGACAgacactagtatggtcagatcatgctccattttattacccgaatag
- the LOC106020188 gene encoding T cell receptor alpha chain constant isoform X35 produces MVKPKVVPSPSVYRLTAKDDEDLEMCLITDYAPENLKVKPNSDDRKTEAVVEVATSENKQEASYLTTYWANKNEMECGAEDKKAGKLEGKDPKSGASTVCVTGMSPHFKTDENLNMLSFTQLGLKIILMKAVIFNVVMTILMWKKKE; encoded by the exons ATGGTAAAACCAA AGGTTGTTCCATCTCCTTCGGTCTACAGGCTGACCGCTAAAGATGATGAGGATTTGGAAATGTGCCTTATCACAGATTATGCCCCTGAAAACCTTAAGGTTAAACCAAACTCAGATGATAGAAAGACTGAAGCTGTTGTGGAGGTGGCAACATCCGAGAATAAACAGGAAGCAAGCTACCTGACAACCTACTGGgccaataaaaatgaaatggagtGCGGTGCAGAGgacaagaaagctggaaaattaGAAGGAAAGGATCCTAAAAGCG GTGCCAGCACTGTCTGTGTAACAGGGATGTCACCACACTTCAAGACAG ATGAAAACCTGAACATGCTGTCTTTCACACAGTTGggcctgaaaataattttaatgaaagcaGTAATTTTTAATGTGGTGATGACAATCCttatgtggaagaaaaaa GAATGA
- the LOC106020188 gene encoding T cell receptor alpha chain constant isoform X33 — protein sequence MSVLPSKSSEVVPSPSVYRLTAKDDEDLEMCLITDYAPENLKVKPNSDDRKTEAVVEVATSENKQEASYLTTYWANKNEMECGAEDKKAGKLEGKDPKSGASTVCVTGMSPHFKTDENLNMLSFTQLGLKIILMKAVIFNVVMTILMWKKKE from the exons AGGTTGTTCCATCTCCTTCGGTCTACAGGCTGACCGCTAAAGATGATGAGGATTTGGAAATGTGCCTTATCACAGATTATGCCCCTGAAAACCTTAAGGTTAAACCAAACTCAGATGATAGAAAGACTGAAGCTGTTGTGGAGGTGGCAACATCCGAGAATAAACAGGAAGCAAGCTACCTGACAACCTACTGGgccaataaaaatgaaatggagtGCGGTGCAGAGgacaagaaagctggaaaattaGAAGGAAAGGATCCTAAAAGCG GTGCCAGCACTGTCTGTGTAACAGGGATGTCACCACACTTCAAGACAG ATGAAAACCTGAACATGCTGTCTTTCACACAGTTGggcctgaaaataattttaatgaaagcaGTAATTTTTAATGTGGTGATGACAATCCttatgtggaagaaaaaa GAATGA
- the LOC119714124 gene encoding von Willebrand factor A domain-containing protein 5A-like isoform X2 codes for MVVTLRYVQELPRKLGGAAQFLLPATLHPHWNYYTWNCHNNKPYYSLLLTASLQSPRGVVNAEANCALTPLIYTAQDHSAAQVSLAETPPRDDFELLVYYGDPTEVSAVVEKGDPGAPVGSLLGDPLVLVTLSPSIPDAMPGQCRSGEFIFLLDTTFLERAQESLLFLLKSLPLGCYFNIYCYGATSVGIYPQSVEYTQDNLTKAMQRIPSTSSCLGDADLLGTLRTIYNTPQPHGHARQLFIFMTGLPPDKEAIAAEVCHHRNSHRCFSFCFSEDSAALAMTLARETRGEATYVKSDKELAVVVLNCLKRALKPAAEGVSLSWTLPLGLEAEVLGGTPRSIFQGEHIHLYAKIRGEAQDMKVATGVLTLQFSLNGQNVAHTIPFPLCPQGDGRLAGHRLAARCLLGMLLADAVSGSGDEPRQRAVEISLTSGIICPFTSYVGVRTSQWVTWYQGPLALLPPHQSLVACQILQLRGSICSSSCFPKSIFIPPGWLTAVQESWFAIQRLTHDIAALAQNGAHSKAPKPPPPSIYSLESVDPNFVLSSQIFWPWVSKAIDECQELVALQNVDGSWTLSSSLASALQVDEAEIKGKMPGEVTEPSIWATVLAVTWLQKKNRYYQGLCELLEAKAVTWLCSRAASQLDKCLEAANTLLESSVELVAGKAAENLTDTSMVRSCSILLPE; via the exons ATGGTCGTGACCTTACGCTATGTCCAAGAGCTGCCACGGAAGCTAGGTGGAGCAGCCCAGTTTTTGTTGCCAGCCACGCTGCATCCTCACTGGAACTACTACA cctggaaTTGTCACAATAACAAGCCTTACTACAGCCTGCTGCTCACCGCCAGCCTGCAGTCACCCCGTGGTGTGGTCAATGCCGAGGCCAACTGTGCTCTTACTCCTTTGATCTACACTGCCCAGGACCACAGCGCTGCACAG GTCTCACTGGCTGAGACCCCTCCAAGAGATGATTTTGAGCTGCTTGTGTATTATGGAGaccccactgaagtcagtgctgTGGTGGAGAAGGGAGACCCTGGGGCCCCCGTTG GCTCCCTGCTTGGTGACCCCCTCGTGTTGGTGACTCTGTCACCCAGCATCCCTGATGCAATGCCTGGGCAGTGCCGGTCTGGGGAGTTCATCTTCCTTCTGGACACCACTTTCCTTGAGCGTGCACAG GAATCCCTGCTCTTCCTTCTCAAAAGCCTTCCCCTGGGCTGCTACTTCAACATCTACTGCTATGGAGCAACATCTGTGGGCATCTATCC gcaaaGTGTTGAATATACCCAAGACAACCTGACCAAGGCAATGCAACGCATCCCGTCCACCAGCTCTTGTCTGGGTGATGCTGACCTGCTTGGAACTCTTCGCACAATCTACAATACGCCCCAGCCCCACGGACATGCACGACAG CTCTTCATCTTCATGACTGGGCTACCTCCTGACAAGGAAGCCATTGCTGCTGAGGTCTGCCATCATCGCAACAGCCACCG GTGTTtctccttctgcttctctgaGGACAGTGCTGCCCTGGCCATGACTCTGGCCAGGGAGACAAGGGGTGAAGCTACCTACGTTAAATCTGACAAAGAACTGGCAGTTGTG GTGCTGAACTGCTTGAAAAGAGCCCTTAAGCCAGCAGCTGAGGGAGTCTCTCTGAGCTGGACTCTGCCCCTTGGCCTGGAGGCTGAGGTGCTGGGAGGCACACCTCGGTCCATCTTTCAGGGTGAACACATCCATCTCTATGCAAAGATTCGTGGAGAAGCCCAG GATATGAAAGTGGCCACTGGTGTCTTGACTTTGCAGTTCAGCCTGAATGGCCAGAATGTCGCTCACACGATCCCGTTCCCACTATGCCCACAGGGAGATGGCCG gctggcAGGTCATCGTCTGGCTGCAAGGTGCTTGCTCGGGATGTTGTTGGCAGACGCTGTGAGTGGGTCAGGGGATGAACCAAGGCAACGTGCAGTCGAGATCAGCCTGACTTCAGGGATCATCTGCCCCTTCACCAGTTATGTGGGGGTTCGCACATCTCAGTGGGTTACCTGGTACCAAG GGCCCCTGGCACTGCTGCCACCCCACCAGTCACTGGTTGCCTGCCAGATCCTTCAACTACGTGGCTCCATTTGCAGCTCTTCTTGCTTTCCTAAGAGCATCTTCATCCCACCTGGCTGGCTGACTGCAGTACAGGAGTCATGGTTTGCCATCCAGCGTCTAACCCATGACATTGCTGCCTTGGCTCAGAATGGGGCTCACTCAAAAG CACCTAAACCACCGCCACCATCTATTTATTCTCTCGAGAGTGTGGATCCCAATTTTGTTTTGTCCTCTCAAATTTTTTGGCCATGGGTCAGCAAAGCCATTGATGAGTGTCAGGAGCTGGTTGCACTGCAGAATGTAGATGGCTCTTGGACCCTCAGCTCAAGCTTAGCTTCTGCACTGCAAGTCGATGAGGCTGAAATCAAGGGAAAGATGCCTGGTGAG GTCACAGAGCCAAGCATCTGGGCCACAGTACTGGCTGTGACCtggctgcagaagaaaaacaggtatTATCAAGGCCTATGTGAGTTGCTGGAGGCCAAGGCTGTGACCTGGCTGTGCAGCCGAGCTG CGTCCCAGCTGGACAAATGCCTGGAGGCAGCCAACACCCTCCTCGAGAGCAGCGTGGAGCTTGTTGCAGGAAAAGCGGCCGAAAACTTGACAgacactagtatggtcagatcatgctccattttattacccgaatag
- the LOC106020188 gene encoding T cell receptor alpha chain constant isoform X32, which produces MPSFSIDVLAQEVVPSPSVYRLTAKDDEDLEMCLITDYAPENLKVKPNSDDRKTEAVVEVATSENKQEASYLTTYWANKNEMECGAEDKKAGKLEGKDPKSGASTVCVTGMSPHFKTDENLNMLSFTQLGLKIILMKAVIFNVVMTILMWKKKE; this is translated from the exons ATGCCTTCATTTTCTATAGATGTCCTAGCGCAAG AGGTTGTTCCATCTCCTTCGGTCTACAGGCTGACCGCTAAAGATGATGAGGATTTGGAAATGTGCCTTATCACAGATTATGCCCCTGAAAACCTTAAGGTTAAACCAAACTCAGATGATAGAAAGACTGAAGCTGTTGTGGAGGTGGCAACATCCGAGAATAAACAGGAAGCAAGCTACCTGACAACCTACTGGgccaataaaaatgaaatggagtGCGGTGCAGAGgacaagaaagctggaaaattaGAAGGAAAGGATCCTAAAAGCG GTGCCAGCACTGTCTGTGTAACAGGGATGTCACCACACTTCAAGACAG ATGAAAACCTGAACATGCTGTCTTTCACACAGTTGggcctgaaaataattttaatgaaagcaGTAATTTTTAATGTGGTGATGACAATCCttatgtggaagaaaaaa GAATGA
- the DAD1 gene encoding dolichyl-diphosphooligosaccharide--protein glycosyltransferase subunit DAD1 — protein sequence MSGAAGSGAGGAGSAGSVGSVVRRFLAEYGSGTPSRLKVLDAYLLYVLLTGALQFGYCLGVGTFPFNSFLSGFISAVGSFILGVCLRIQINPQNKGEFQGISPERAFADFLFANTILHLVVINFVG from the exons ATGTCGGGCGCGGCGGGGTCGGGCGCGGGCGGCGCGGGGTCCGCGGGCTCGGTGGGCTCGGTGGTGCGGCGCTTCCTGGCCGAGTACGGCAGCGGCACGCCGAGTCGCCTCAAGGTGCTGGACGCCTACCTGCTCTACGTGCTGCTCACCGGCGCGCTGCAGTTCGGCTACTGCCTCGGCGTCGGCACCTTCCCCTTCAACTCCTTCCTCAGCGGCTTCATCTCCGCCGTCGGCAGCTTCATCCTCGGCG TTTGCCTCCGGATCCAGATAAACCCGCAGAACAAAGGCGAGTTCCAAGGCATTTCTCCAGAGAGGGCATTCGCCGACTTCCTCTTTGCCAACACTATCCTGCATCTTGTCGTTATTAATTTTGTTGGCTGA
- the LOC119714005 gene encoding olfactory receptor 6E1-like produces the protein MNHTTVVEFVLLGLTNSRHLEIILFLILVIAYFLILFGNITVISITLVDHFLQTPMYFFLRNFAILEITFTSTFIPSTLYSLLTERKIISLPGCFLQMLLFFCLGTCTFFHVAAMSFDRYVAICRPLHYTTIMNNRFCFQLVLACWAVSFLLMLSPAIIFLQLPFCGPNVLNHFYCDASQLLQLSCTDTWFIEGLLFILSIIIVPGTLTITVISYGCIIITILHMPSSSGRKKTFSTCSAHLVVVTVFYSTSIYRYNRTAQRGGQGSDKVLSFFFSVVTQMLNPYIYSLRNNQVKRALKESMSKAFSSSRRHP, from the coding sequence ATGAACCACACAACAGTAGTGGAATTTGTCCTCTTGGGGCTGACCAACAGCCGCCATTTGGAGATCATCCTCTTTCTGATTCTGGTGATTGCCTACTTCTTGATCCTGTTTGGAAACATTACTGTCATCAGCATCACTCTAGTGGACCATTTTCTTCAGACTCCAATGTACTTCTTCCTCAGGAATTTTGCCATTTTGGAAATCACATTCACCTCCACATTCATTCCTAGCACCCTCTATAGCCTTCtgacagagaggaaaataatttccctGCCTGGTTGCTTTCTTcagatgctgcttttcttttgcttgggTACCTGCACTTTTTTCCACGTGGCGGCAATGTCCTTTGATCGGTATGTTGCCATCTGCCGCCCCTTGCACTACACGACTATTATGAACAACAGATTTTGCTTCCAACTGGTCCTGGCTTGCTGGGCAGTGAGTTTTCTCCTGATGCTTTCTCCTGCAATTATATTTCTCCAGTTGCCTTTCTGTGGTCCCAATGTCCTGAACCACTTTTACTGTGATGCTTCACAGTTGTTGCAGCTGTCCTGCACAGACACGTGGTTCATCGAAGGACTGCTGTTTATCCTATCGATTATCATTGTGCCAGGTACCTTAACAATAACTGTCATTTCATATGGTTGCATTATTATCACCATCCTACATATGCCATCTTCctcaggaaggaagaaaacgTTTTCCACTTGCTCAGCTCACCTTGTGGTGGTGACTGTATTTTACAGCACGTCTATTTACAGATATAACCGCACAGCACAACGGGGTGGGCAGGGCTCTGAcaaagttctttctttcttcttctccgTGGTGACTCAGATGCTTAACCCATACATCTATTCACTCAGGAACAATCAAGTCAAACGAGCGTTGAAGGAGAGCATGTCAAAGGCATTTTCTAGCTCCCGGAGGCACCCATGA
- the LOC106020188 gene encoding T cell receptor alpha chain constant isoform X34 translates to MSVLPKVVPSPSVYRLTAKDDEDLEMCLITDYAPENLKVKPNSDDRKTEAVVEVATSENKQEASYLTTYWANKNEMECGAEDKKAGKLEGKDPKSGASTVCVTGMSPHFKTDENLNMLSFTQLGLKIILMKAVIFNVVMTILMWKKKE, encoded by the exons AGGTTGTTCCATCTCCTTCGGTCTACAGGCTGACCGCTAAAGATGATGAGGATTTGGAAATGTGCCTTATCACAGATTATGCCCCTGAAAACCTTAAGGTTAAACCAAACTCAGATGATAGAAAGACTGAAGCTGTTGTGGAGGTGGCAACATCCGAGAATAAACAGGAAGCAAGCTACCTGACAACCTACTGGgccaataaaaatgaaatggagtGCGGTGCAGAGgacaagaaagctggaaaattaGAAGGAAAGGATCCTAAAAGCG GTGCCAGCACTGTCTGTGTAACAGGGATGTCACCACACTTCAAGACAG ATGAAAACCTGAACATGCTGTCTTTCACACAGTTGggcctgaaaataattttaatgaaagcaGTAATTTTTAATGTGGTGATGACAATCCttatgtggaagaaaaaa GAATGA